A window of the Pararge aegeria chromosome 2, ilParAegt1.1, whole genome shotgun sequence genome harbors these coding sequences:
- the LOC120634156 gene encoding myocyte-specific enhancer factor 2 isoform X3 — protein MLHRSCLQIAAVDVRSSSPPPGHSYSPPAPHTLSKIAATMGRKKIQISRITDERNRQVTFNKRKFGVMKKAYELSVLCDCEIALIIFSSNNKLYQYASTDMDKVLLKYTEYNEPHESLTNRNIIEALTKKEHKNGVMSPDSPEAEPEYNQLTPRTEAKYSKIDEEFQMMMQRNQLNGSRVGVGVAGSNYNLPVSVPVGSYDQSLLQASPQMHTSISPRPSSSETDSVYPSGGMLEMSNGYPGSGSPLGAGCTPSPSPGPAPSPHRHPHKSHSHAPPPHHSPRNNLRVVIPSSMPPPQDDISYAGETPLSYSGLGNFGGPQDFSMSSDIGIGLSWGAHQLQTLQHNRYISPYSSSLPVLGGGTPPPAGSPSNVKIKAEPVSPPRGSDHLHRGPPPAPQPAHLSGAIDVYFAGSVTSSNMGSPAGQDMRHANTVPLDYEQPHTKRPRIDGWAT, from the exons ATAGCAGCTGTTGACGTCCGAAGTAGCAGCCCGCCGCCCGGCCACTCTTATTCTCCCCCCGCTCCTCACACCCTCTCCAAGATTGCTGCCACCATGGGACGGAAGAAAATACAAATATCACGGATTACGGATGAACGAAATCGACAG GTCACTTTCAACAAGCGCAAATTCGGGGTGATGAAGAAGGCCTACGAACTGAGCGTACTCTGTGACTGCGAGATCGCCCTCATTATCTTCAGCTCTAACAACAAACTCTACCAATATGCCAGCACGGATATGGACAAG GTACTTCTGAAATACACGGAGTACAACGAACCGCATGAGTCTTTGACGAACCGGAACATCATCGAG GCACTCACAAAGAAAGAGCATAAGAACGGAGTGATGTCGCCAGACAGCCCCGAAGCGGAACCAGAGTACAACCAGCTAACACCACGGACCGAGGCCAAATATTCAAAGATTGACGAGGAATTCCAAATGATGATGCAGCGAAACCAACTGAACGGCAGCAGAGTCGGAGTGGGCGTGGCCGGAAGCAACTACAACCTTCCTGTCAGCGTTCCAGTGGGGAGCTACGACCAGTCACTTTTGCAAGCCAGTCCACAGATGCACACTTCTATCAGTCCACGGCCCTCGTCATCAGAAACCGATTCAG TTTATCCCAGCGGCGGAATGCTAGAGATGTCAAACGGTTACCCCGGGTCTGGTTCGCCGCTGGGCGCCGGGTGCACCCCGTCGCCCTCTCCCGGACCAGCGCCCTCTCCTCACCGACATCCGCACAAATCGCACTCACACGCCCCGCCCCCGCACCACTCACCTCGGAACAATTTGCGCGTCGTTATACCCAGTTCAATGCCACCACCACAGGACGACATATCATATGCTGGAGAG acaCCACTAAGCTATTCAGGACTTGGCAACTTCGGCGGACCGCAGGACTTCAGCATGAGCTCGGACATCGGCATCGGATTATCATGGGGCGCCCACCAGCTGCAGACTCTACAACACAACAGGTACAT TTCACCTTACAGCAGTAGCCTGCCAGTTCTGGGTGGGGGGACTCCACCGCCCGCTGGCTCGCCAAGCAACGTGAAGATCAAAGCTGAACCAGTCTCCCCACCTCGGGGCTCCGACCATCTGCATCGAGGGCCCCCGCCCGCGCCTCAGCCCGCTCACTTATCCGGAGCCATTGATG TTTATTTTGCAGGATCAGTGACGTCAAGTAACATGGGCTCGCCTGCCGGGCAAGACATGCGGCACGCGAACACCGTCCCACTAGACTACGAACAGCCCCATACCAAGCGGCCGAGAATCGACGGCTGGGCCACATAG
- the LOC120634156 gene encoding myocyte-specific enhancer factor 2 isoform X8, protein MLHRSCLQIAAVDVRSSSPPPGHSYSPPAPHTLSKIAATMGRKKIQISRITDERNRQVTFNKRKFGVMKKAYELSVLCDCEIALIIFSSNNKLYQYASTDMDKVLLKYTEYNEPHESLTNRNIIEALTKKEHKNGVMSPDSPEAEPEYNQLTPRTEAKYSKIDEEFQMMMQRNQLNGSRVGVGVAGSNYNLPVSVPVGSYDQSLLQASPQMHTSISPRPSSSETDSVYPSGGMLEMSNGYPGSGSPLGAGCTPSPSPGPAPSPHRHPHKSHSHAPPPHHSPRNNLRVVIPSSMPPPQDDISYAGETPLSYSGLGNFGGPQDFSMSSDIGIGLSWGAHQLQTLQHNRYISPYSSSLPVLGGGTPPPAGSPSNVKIKAEPVSPPRGSDHLHRGPPPAPQPAHLSGAIDGSVTSSNMGSPAGQDMRHANTVPLDYEQPHTKRPRIDGWAT, encoded by the exons ATAGCAGCTGTTGACGTCCGAAGTAGCAGCCCGCCGCCCGGCCACTCTTATTCTCCCCCCGCTCCTCACACCCTCTCCAAGATTGCTGCCACCATGGGACGGAAGAAAATACAAATATCACGGATTACGGATGAACGAAATCGACAG GTCACTTTCAACAAGCGCAAATTCGGGGTGATGAAGAAGGCCTACGAACTGAGCGTACTCTGTGACTGCGAGATCGCCCTCATTATCTTCAGCTCTAACAACAAACTCTACCAATATGCCAGCACGGATATGGACAAG GTACTTCTGAAATACACGGAGTACAACGAACCGCATGAGTCTTTGACGAACCGGAACATCATCGAG GCACTCACAAAGAAAGAGCATAAGAACGGAGTGATGTCGCCAGACAGCCCCGAAGCGGAACCAGAGTACAACCAGCTAACACCACGGACCGAGGCCAAATATTCAAAGATTGACGAGGAATTCCAAATGATGATGCAGCGAAACCAACTGAACGGCAGCAGAGTCGGAGTGGGCGTGGCCGGAAGCAACTACAACCTTCCTGTCAGCGTTCCAGTGGGGAGCTACGACCAGTCACTTTTGCAAGCCAGTCCACAGATGCACACTTCTATCAGTCCACGGCCCTCGTCATCAGAAACCGATTCAG TTTATCCCAGCGGCGGAATGCTAGAGATGTCAAACGGTTACCCCGGGTCTGGTTCGCCGCTGGGCGCCGGGTGCACCCCGTCGCCCTCTCCCGGACCAGCGCCCTCTCCTCACCGACATCCGCACAAATCGCACTCACACGCCCCGCCCCCGCACCACTCACCTCGGAACAATTTGCGCGTCGTTATACCCAGTTCAATGCCACCACCACAGGACGACATATCATATGCTGGAGAG acaCCACTAAGCTATTCAGGACTTGGCAACTTCGGCGGACCGCAGGACTTCAGCATGAGCTCGGACATCGGCATCGGATTATCATGGGGCGCCCACCAGCTGCAGACTCTACAACACAACAGGTACAT TTCACCTTACAGCAGTAGCCTGCCAGTTCTGGGTGGGGGGACTCCACCGCCCGCTGGCTCGCCAAGCAACGTGAAGATCAAAGCTGAACCAGTCTCCCCACCTCGGGGCTCCGACCATCTGCATCGAGGGCCCCCGCCCGCGCCTCAGCCCGCTCACTTATCCGGAGCCATTGATG GATCAGTGACGTCAAGTAACATGGGCTCGCCTGCCGGGCAAGACATGCGGCACGCGAACACCGTCCCACTAGACTACGAACAGCCCCATACCAAGCGGCCGAGAATCGACGGCTGGGCCACATAG
- the LOC120634156 gene encoding myocyte-specific enhancer factor 2 isoform X12 — protein MLHRSCLQIAAVDVRSSSPPPGHSYSPPAPHTLSKIAATMGRKKIQISRITDERNRQVTFNKRKFGVMKKAYELSVLCDCEIALIIFSSNNKLYQYASTDMDKVLLKYTEYNEPHESLTNRNIIEKEHKNGVMSPDSPEAEPEYNQLTPRTEAKYSKIDEEFQMMMQRNQLNGSRVGVGVAGSNYNLPVSVPVGSYDQSLLQASPQMHTSISPRPSSSETDSVYPSGGMLEMSNGYPGSGSPLGAGCTPSPSPGPAPSPHRHPHKSHSHAPPPHHSPRNNLRVVIPSSMPPPQDDISYAGETPLSYSGLGNFGGPQDFSMSSDIGIGLSWGAHQLQTLQHNRYISPYSSSLPVLGGGTPPPAGSPSNVKIKAEPVSPPRGSDHLHRGPPPAPQPAHLSGAIDVYFAGSVTSSNMGSPAGQDMRHANTVPLDYEQPHTKRPRIDGWAT, from the exons ATAGCAGCTGTTGACGTCCGAAGTAGCAGCCCGCCGCCCGGCCACTCTTATTCTCCCCCCGCTCCTCACACCCTCTCCAAGATTGCTGCCACCATGGGACGGAAGAAAATACAAATATCACGGATTACGGATGAACGAAATCGACAG GTCACTTTCAACAAGCGCAAATTCGGGGTGATGAAGAAGGCCTACGAACTGAGCGTACTCTGTGACTGCGAGATCGCCCTCATTATCTTCAGCTCTAACAACAAACTCTACCAATATGCCAGCACGGATATGGACAAG GTACTTCTGAAATACACGGAGTACAACGAACCGCATGAGTCTTTGACGAACCGGAACATCATCGAG AAAGAGCATAAGAACGGAGTGATGTCGCCAGACAGCCCCGAAGCGGAACCAGAGTACAACCAGCTAACACCACGGACCGAGGCCAAATATTCAAAGATTGACGAGGAATTCCAAATGATGATGCAGCGAAACCAACTGAACGGCAGCAGAGTCGGAGTGGGCGTGGCCGGAAGCAACTACAACCTTCCTGTCAGCGTTCCAGTGGGGAGCTACGACCAGTCACTTTTGCAAGCCAGTCCACAGATGCACACTTCTATCAGTCCACGGCCCTCGTCATCAGAAACCGATTCAG TTTATCCCAGCGGCGGAATGCTAGAGATGTCAAACGGTTACCCCGGGTCTGGTTCGCCGCTGGGCGCCGGGTGCACCCCGTCGCCCTCTCCCGGACCAGCGCCCTCTCCTCACCGACATCCGCACAAATCGCACTCACACGCCCCGCCCCCGCACCACTCACCTCGGAACAATTTGCGCGTCGTTATACCCAGTTCAATGCCACCACCACAGGACGACATATCATATGCTGGAGAG acaCCACTAAGCTATTCAGGACTTGGCAACTTCGGCGGACCGCAGGACTTCAGCATGAGCTCGGACATCGGCATCGGATTATCATGGGGCGCCCACCAGCTGCAGACTCTACAACACAACAGGTACAT TTCACCTTACAGCAGTAGCCTGCCAGTTCTGGGTGGGGGGACTCCACCGCCCGCTGGCTCGCCAAGCAACGTGAAGATCAAAGCTGAACCAGTCTCCCCACCTCGGGGCTCCGACCATCTGCATCGAGGGCCCCCGCCCGCGCCTCAGCCCGCTCACTTATCCGGAGCCATTGATG TTTATTTTGCAGGATCAGTGACGTCAAGTAACATGGGCTCGCCTGCCGGGCAAGACATGCGGCACGCGAACACCGTCCCACTAGACTACGAACAGCCCCATACCAAGCGGCCGAGAATCGACGGCTGGGCCACATAG
- the LOC120634156 gene encoding myocyte-specific enhancer factor 2 isoform X10 gives MLHRSCLQIAAVDVRSSSPPPGHSYSPPAPHTLSKIAATMGRKKIQISRITDERNRQVTFNKRKFGVMKKAYELSVLCDCEIALIIFSSNNKLYQYASTDMDKVLLKYTEYNEPHESLTNRNIIEKEHKNGVMSPDSPEAEPEYNQLTPRTEAKYSKIDEEFQMMMQRNQLNGSRVGVGVAGSNYNLPVSVPVGSYDQSLLQASPQMHTSISPRPSSSETDSVYPSGGMLEMSNGYPGSGSPLGAGCTPSPSPGPAPSPHRHPHKSHSHAPPPHHSPRNNLRVVIPSSMPPPQDDISYAGETPLSYSGLGNFGGPQDFSMSSDIGIGLSWGAHQLQTLQHNRYISSLPVLGGGTPPPAGSPSNVKIKAEPVSPPRGSDHLHRGPPPAPQPAHLSGAIDGSVTSSNMGSPAGQDMRHANTVPLDYEQPHTKRPRIDGWAT, from the exons ATAGCAGCTGTTGACGTCCGAAGTAGCAGCCCGCCGCCCGGCCACTCTTATTCTCCCCCCGCTCCTCACACCCTCTCCAAGATTGCTGCCACCATGGGACGGAAGAAAATACAAATATCACGGATTACGGATGAACGAAATCGACAG GTCACTTTCAACAAGCGCAAATTCGGGGTGATGAAGAAGGCCTACGAACTGAGCGTACTCTGTGACTGCGAGATCGCCCTCATTATCTTCAGCTCTAACAACAAACTCTACCAATATGCCAGCACGGATATGGACAAG GTACTTCTGAAATACACGGAGTACAACGAACCGCATGAGTCTTTGACGAACCGGAACATCATCGAG AAAGAGCATAAGAACGGAGTGATGTCGCCAGACAGCCCCGAAGCGGAACCAGAGTACAACCAGCTAACACCACGGACCGAGGCCAAATATTCAAAGATTGACGAGGAATTCCAAATGATGATGCAGCGAAACCAACTGAACGGCAGCAGAGTCGGAGTGGGCGTGGCCGGAAGCAACTACAACCTTCCTGTCAGCGTTCCAGTGGGGAGCTACGACCAGTCACTTTTGCAAGCCAGTCCACAGATGCACACTTCTATCAGTCCACGGCCCTCGTCATCAGAAACCGATTCAG TTTATCCCAGCGGCGGAATGCTAGAGATGTCAAACGGTTACCCCGGGTCTGGTTCGCCGCTGGGCGCCGGGTGCACCCCGTCGCCCTCTCCCGGACCAGCGCCCTCTCCTCACCGACATCCGCACAAATCGCACTCACACGCCCCGCCCCCGCACCACTCACCTCGGAACAATTTGCGCGTCGTTATACCCAGTTCAATGCCACCACCACAGGACGACATATCATATGCTGGAGAG acaCCACTAAGCTATTCAGGACTTGGCAACTTCGGCGGACCGCAGGACTTCAGCATGAGCTCGGACATCGGCATCGGATTATCATGGGGCGCCCACCAGCTGCAGACTCTACAACACAACAGGTACAT CAGTAGCCTGCCAGTTCTGGGTGGGGGGACTCCACCGCCCGCTGGCTCGCCAAGCAACGTGAAGATCAAAGCTGAACCAGTCTCCCCACCTCGGGGCTCCGACCATCTGCATCGAGGGCCCCCGCCCGCGCCTCAGCCCGCTCACTTATCCGGAGCCATTGATG GATCAGTGACGTCAAGTAACATGGGCTCGCCTGCCGGGCAAGACATGCGGCACGCGAACACCGTCCCACTAGACTACGAACAGCCCCATACCAAGCGGCCGAGAATCGACGGCTGGGCCACATAG
- the LOC120634156 gene encoding myocyte-specific enhancer factor 2 isoform X6: MLHRSCLQIAAVDVRSSSPPPGHSYSPPAPHTLSKIAATMGRKKIQISRITDERNRQVTFNKRKFGVMKKAYELSVLCDCEIALIIFSSNNKLYQYASTDMDKVLLKYTEYNEPHESLTNRNIIEALTKKEHKNGVMSPDSPEAEPEYNQLTPRTEAKYSKIDEEFQMMMQRNQLNGSRVGVGVAGSNYNLPVSVPVGSYDQSLLQASPQMHTSISPRPSSSETDSVYPSGGMLEMSNGYPGSGSPLGAGCTPSPSPGPAPSPHRHPHKSHSHAPPPHHSPRNNLRVVIPSSMPPPQDDISYAGETPLSYSGLGNFGGPQDFSMSSDIGIGLSWGAHQLQTLQHNRYISSLPVLGGGTPPPAGSPSNVKIKAEPVSPPRGSDHLHRGPPPAPQPAHLSGAIDGKYVYFAGSVTSSNMGSPAGQDMRHANTVPLDYEQPHTKRPRIDGWAT, translated from the exons ATAGCAGCTGTTGACGTCCGAAGTAGCAGCCCGCCGCCCGGCCACTCTTATTCTCCCCCCGCTCCTCACACCCTCTCCAAGATTGCTGCCACCATGGGACGGAAGAAAATACAAATATCACGGATTACGGATGAACGAAATCGACAG GTCACTTTCAACAAGCGCAAATTCGGGGTGATGAAGAAGGCCTACGAACTGAGCGTACTCTGTGACTGCGAGATCGCCCTCATTATCTTCAGCTCTAACAACAAACTCTACCAATATGCCAGCACGGATATGGACAAG GTACTTCTGAAATACACGGAGTACAACGAACCGCATGAGTCTTTGACGAACCGGAACATCATCGAG GCACTCACAAAGAAAGAGCATAAGAACGGAGTGATGTCGCCAGACAGCCCCGAAGCGGAACCAGAGTACAACCAGCTAACACCACGGACCGAGGCCAAATATTCAAAGATTGACGAGGAATTCCAAATGATGATGCAGCGAAACCAACTGAACGGCAGCAGAGTCGGAGTGGGCGTGGCCGGAAGCAACTACAACCTTCCTGTCAGCGTTCCAGTGGGGAGCTACGACCAGTCACTTTTGCAAGCCAGTCCACAGATGCACACTTCTATCAGTCCACGGCCCTCGTCATCAGAAACCGATTCAG TTTATCCCAGCGGCGGAATGCTAGAGATGTCAAACGGTTACCCCGGGTCTGGTTCGCCGCTGGGCGCCGGGTGCACCCCGTCGCCCTCTCCCGGACCAGCGCCCTCTCCTCACCGACATCCGCACAAATCGCACTCACACGCCCCGCCCCCGCACCACTCACCTCGGAACAATTTGCGCGTCGTTATACCCAGTTCAATGCCACCACCACAGGACGACATATCATATGCTGGAGAG acaCCACTAAGCTATTCAGGACTTGGCAACTTCGGCGGACCGCAGGACTTCAGCATGAGCTCGGACATCGGCATCGGATTATCATGGGGCGCCCACCAGCTGCAGACTCTACAACACAACAGGTACAT CAGTAGCCTGCCAGTTCTGGGTGGGGGGACTCCACCGCCCGCTGGCTCGCCAAGCAACGTGAAGATCAAAGCTGAACCAGTCTCCCCACCTCGGGGCTCCGACCATCTGCATCGAGGGCCCCCGCCCGCGCCTCAGCCCGCTCACTTATCCGGAGCCATTGATGGTAAGTACG TTTATTTTGCAGGATCAGTGACGTCAAGTAACATGGGCTCGCCTGCCGGGCAAGACATGCGGCACGCGAACACCGTCCCACTAGACTACGAACAGCCCCATACCAAGCGGCCGAGAATCGACGGCTGGGCCACATAG
- the LOC120634156 gene encoding myocyte-specific enhancer factor 2 isoform X4, with amino-acid sequence MLHRSCLQIAAVDVRSSSPPPGHSYSPPAPHTLSKIAATMGRKKIQISRITDERNRQVTFNKRKFGVMKKAYELSVLCDCEIALIIFSSNNKLYQYASTDMDKVLLKYTEYNEPHESLTNRNIIEALTKKEHKNGVMSPDSPEAEPEYNQLTPRTEAKYSKIDEEFQMMMQRNQLNGSRVGVGVAGSNYNLPVSVPVGSYDQSLLQASPQMHTSISPRPSSSETDSVYPSGGMLEMSNGYPGSGSPLGAGCTPSPSPGPAPSPHRHPHKSHSHAPPPHHSPRNNLRVVIPSSMPPPQDDISYAGETPLSYSGLGNFGGPQDFSMSSDIGIGLSWGAHQLQTLQHNRYISPYSSSLPVLGGGTPPPAGSPSNVKIKAEPVSPPRGSDHLHRGPPPAPQPAHLSGAIDGKYGSVTSSNMGSPAGQDMRHANTVPLDYEQPHTKRPRIDGWAT; translated from the exons ATAGCAGCTGTTGACGTCCGAAGTAGCAGCCCGCCGCCCGGCCACTCTTATTCTCCCCCCGCTCCTCACACCCTCTCCAAGATTGCTGCCACCATGGGACGGAAGAAAATACAAATATCACGGATTACGGATGAACGAAATCGACAG GTCACTTTCAACAAGCGCAAATTCGGGGTGATGAAGAAGGCCTACGAACTGAGCGTACTCTGTGACTGCGAGATCGCCCTCATTATCTTCAGCTCTAACAACAAACTCTACCAATATGCCAGCACGGATATGGACAAG GTACTTCTGAAATACACGGAGTACAACGAACCGCATGAGTCTTTGACGAACCGGAACATCATCGAG GCACTCACAAAGAAAGAGCATAAGAACGGAGTGATGTCGCCAGACAGCCCCGAAGCGGAACCAGAGTACAACCAGCTAACACCACGGACCGAGGCCAAATATTCAAAGATTGACGAGGAATTCCAAATGATGATGCAGCGAAACCAACTGAACGGCAGCAGAGTCGGAGTGGGCGTGGCCGGAAGCAACTACAACCTTCCTGTCAGCGTTCCAGTGGGGAGCTACGACCAGTCACTTTTGCAAGCCAGTCCACAGATGCACACTTCTATCAGTCCACGGCCCTCGTCATCAGAAACCGATTCAG TTTATCCCAGCGGCGGAATGCTAGAGATGTCAAACGGTTACCCCGGGTCTGGTTCGCCGCTGGGCGCCGGGTGCACCCCGTCGCCCTCTCCCGGACCAGCGCCCTCTCCTCACCGACATCCGCACAAATCGCACTCACACGCCCCGCCCCCGCACCACTCACCTCGGAACAATTTGCGCGTCGTTATACCCAGTTCAATGCCACCACCACAGGACGACATATCATATGCTGGAGAG acaCCACTAAGCTATTCAGGACTTGGCAACTTCGGCGGACCGCAGGACTTCAGCATGAGCTCGGACATCGGCATCGGATTATCATGGGGCGCCCACCAGCTGCAGACTCTACAACACAACAGGTACAT TTCACCTTACAGCAGTAGCCTGCCAGTTCTGGGTGGGGGGACTCCACCGCCCGCTGGCTCGCCAAGCAACGTGAAGATCAAAGCTGAACCAGTCTCCCCACCTCGGGGCTCCGACCATCTGCATCGAGGGCCCCCGCCCGCGCCTCAGCCCGCTCACTTATCCGGAGCCATTGATGGTAAGTACG GATCAGTGACGTCAAGTAACATGGGCTCGCCTGCCGGGCAAGACATGCGGCACGCGAACACCGTCCCACTAGACTACGAACAGCCCCATACCAAGCGGCCGAGAATCGACGGCTGGGCCACATAG
- the LOC120634156 gene encoding myocyte-specific enhancer factor 2 isoform X9, with protein sequence MLHRSCLQIAAVDVRSSSPPPGHSYSPPAPHTLSKIAATMGRKKIQISRITDERNRQVTFNKRKFGVMKKAYELSVLCDCEIALIIFSSNNKLYQYASTDMDKVLLKYTEYNEPHESLTNRNIIEALTKKEHKNGVMSPDSPEAEPEYNQLTPRTEAKYSKIDEEFQMMMQRNQLNGSRVGVGVAGSNYNLPVSVPVGSYDQSLLQASPQMHTSISPRPSSSETDSVYPSGGMLEMSNGYPGSGSPLGAGCTPSPSPGPAPSPHRHPHKSHSHAPPPHHSPRNNLRVVIPSSMPPPQDDISYAGETPLSYSGLGNFGGPQDFSMSSDIGIGLSWGAHQLQTLQHNRYISSLPVLGGGTPPPAGSPSNVKIKAEPVSPPRGSDHLHRGPPPAPQPAHLSGAIDGSVTSSNMGSPAGQDMRHANTVPLDYEQPHTKRPRIDGWAT encoded by the exons ATAGCAGCTGTTGACGTCCGAAGTAGCAGCCCGCCGCCCGGCCACTCTTATTCTCCCCCCGCTCCTCACACCCTCTCCAAGATTGCTGCCACCATGGGACGGAAGAAAATACAAATATCACGGATTACGGATGAACGAAATCGACAG GTCACTTTCAACAAGCGCAAATTCGGGGTGATGAAGAAGGCCTACGAACTGAGCGTACTCTGTGACTGCGAGATCGCCCTCATTATCTTCAGCTCTAACAACAAACTCTACCAATATGCCAGCACGGATATGGACAAG GTACTTCTGAAATACACGGAGTACAACGAACCGCATGAGTCTTTGACGAACCGGAACATCATCGAG GCACTCACAAAGAAAGAGCATAAGAACGGAGTGATGTCGCCAGACAGCCCCGAAGCGGAACCAGAGTACAACCAGCTAACACCACGGACCGAGGCCAAATATTCAAAGATTGACGAGGAATTCCAAATGATGATGCAGCGAAACCAACTGAACGGCAGCAGAGTCGGAGTGGGCGTGGCCGGAAGCAACTACAACCTTCCTGTCAGCGTTCCAGTGGGGAGCTACGACCAGTCACTTTTGCAAGCCAGTCCACAGATGCACACTTCTATCAGTCCACGGCCCTCGTCATCAGAAACCGATTCAG TTTATCCCAGCGGCGGAATGCTAGAGATGTCAAACGGTTACCCCGGGTCTGGTTCGCCGCTGGGCGCCGGGTGCACCCCGTCGCCCTCTCCCGGACCAGCGCCCTCTCCTCACCGACATCCGCACAAATCGCACTCACACGCCCCGCCCCCGCACCACTCACCTCGGAACAATTTGCGCGTCGTTATACCCAGTTCAATGCCACCACCACAGGACGACATATCATATGCTGGAGAG acaCCACTAAGCTATTCAGGACTTGGCAACTTCGGCGGACCGCAGGACTTCAGCATGAGCTCGGACATCGGCATCGGATTATCATGGGGCGCCCACCAGCTGCAGACTCTACAACACAACAGGTACAT CAGTAGCCTGCCAGTTCTGGGTGGGGGGACTCCACCGCCCGCTGGCTCGCCAAGCAACGTGAAGATCAAAGCTGAACCAGTCTCCCCACCTCGGGGCTCCGACCATCTGCATCGAGGGCCCCCGCCCGCGCCTCAGCCCGCTCACTTATCCGGAGCCATTGATG GATCAGTGACGTCAAGTAACATGGGCTCGCCTGCCGGGCAAGACATGCGGCACGCGAACACCGTCCCACTAGACTACGAACAGCCCCATACCAAGCGGCCGAGAATCGACGGCTGGGCCACATAG
- the LOC120634156 gene encoding myocyte-specific enhancer factor 2 isoform X2, with amino-acid sequence MLHRSCLQIAAVDVRSSSPPPGHSYSPPAPHTLSKIAATMGRKKIQISRITDERNRQVTFNKRKFGVMKKAYELSVLCDCEIALIIFSSNNKLYQYASTDMDKVLLKYTEYNEPHESLTNRNIIEALTKKEHKNGVMSPDSPEAEPEYNQLTPRTEAKYSKIDEEFQMMMQRNQLNGSRVGVGVAGSNYNLPVSVPVGSYDQSLLQASPQMHTSISPRPSSSETDSVYPSGGMLEMSNGYPGSGSPLGAGCTPSPSPGPAPSPHRHPHKSHSHAPPPHHSPRNNLRVVIPSSMPPPQDDISYAGETPLSYSGLGNFGGPQDFSMSSDIGIGLSWGAHQLQTLQHNSSPYSSSLPVLGGGTPPPAGSPSNVKIKAEPVSPPRGSDHLHRGPPPAPQPAHLSGAIDGKYVYFAGSVTSSNMGSPAGQDMRHANTVPLDYEQPHTKRPRIDGWAT; translated from the exons ATAGCAGCTGTTGACGTCCGAAGTAGCAGCCCGCCGCCCGGCCACTCTTATTCTCCCCCCGCTCCTCACACCCTCTCCAAGATTGCTGCCACCATGGGACGGAAGAAAATACAAATATCACGGATTACGGATGAACGAAATCGACAG GTCACTTTCAACAAGCGCAAATTCGGGGTGATGAAGAAGGCCTACGAACTGAGCGTACTCTGTGACTGCGAGATCGCCCTCATTATCTTCAGCTCTAACAACAAACTCTACCAATATGCCAGCACGGATATGGACAAG GTACTTCTGAAATACACGGAGTACAACGAACCGCATGAGTCTTTGACGAACCGGAACATCATCGAG GCACTCACAAAGAAAGAGCATAAGAACGGAGTGATGTCGCCAGACAGCCCCGAAGCGGAACCAGAGTACAACCAGCTAACACCACGGACCGAGGCCAAATATTCAAAGATTGACGAGGAATTCCAAATGATGATGCAGCGAAACCAACTGAACGGCAGCAGAGTCGGAGTGGGCGTGGCCGGAAGCAACTACAACCTTCCTGTCAGCGTTCCAGTGGGGAGCTACGACCAGTCACTTTTGCAAGCCAGTCCACAGATGCACACTTCTATCAGTCCACGGCCCTCGTCATCAGAAACCGATTCAG TTTATCCCAGCGGCGGAATGCTAGAGATGTCAAACGGTTACCCCGGGTCTGGTTCGCCGCTGGGCGCCGGGTGCACCCCGTCGCCCTCTCCCGGACCAGCGCCCTCTCCTCACCGACATCCGCACAAATCGCACTCACACGCCCCGCCCCCGCACCACTCACCTCGGAACAATTTGCGCGTCGTTATACCCAGTTCAATGCCACCACCACAGGACGACATATCATATGCTGGAGAG acaCCACTAAGCTATTCAGGACTTGGCAACTTCGGCGGACCGCAGGACTTCAGCATGAGCTCGGACATCGGCATCGGATTATCATGGGGCGCCCACCAGCTGCAGACTCTACAACACAACAG TTCACCTTACAGCAGTAGCCTGCCAGTTCTGGGTGGGGGGACTCCACCGCCCGCTGGCTCGCCAAGCAACGTGAAGATCAAAGCTGAACCAGTCTCCCCACCTCGGGGCTCCGACCATCTGCATCGAGGGCCCCCGCCCGCGCCTCAGCCCGCTCACTTATCCGGAGCCATTGATGGTAAGTACG TTTATTTTGCAGGATCAGTGACGTCAAGTAACATGGGCTCGCCTGCCGGGCAAGACATGCGGCACGCGAACACCGTCCCACTAGACTACGAACAGCCCCATACCAAGCGGCCGAGAATCGACGGCTGGGCCACATAG